The following are encoded in a window of Chrysiogenia bacterium genomic DNA:
- a CDS encoding long-chain fatty acid--CoA ligase, with translation MDGLMMNYQLTLPPILERAGTLFKDTEIVSLLPGKVEHRYTYGEYYQRTRKFAQALQKLGMKKGDRVATLAWNHYRHLESYFGIICGGGVLHTLNLRLHPSDISYIAKDAGDKYVIVDDVLYELLEDVIKDYQFEKIIVIRHDDKPLPEGTLDYEELLATATDENWDYPEFSENDALGICYTSGTTGRPKGVVYSHRGTVMHSFASCMVDCNAIANSDSILSIVPLFHANGWGIPFAALMVGAKYVFPGPFLDALTTLDLLDKEQITLAAGVPTIWSGILGELTKNPGKWKLTPGCRAACGGSAPPESLILGLAEHGLRVMQAWGMTELSPLGTFGYLKHSLKSLPEKEQVTYLTKQGLPLPYVECRVVSDEGVAPWDETTMGELQVRGPWVASGYMNGADPDKWTSDGWFRTGDIAVIDPEGYVKLTDRTKDVIKSGGEWISSVDLENALVAHPDVREAAVIAIVHPKWDERPLAVIVPEDGKKPTKEDLNEFIKDKFAKWWLPEAYTYVEEIPHTSTGKIQKLKLREMFKDWKW, from the coding sequence ATGGACGGCCTGATGATGAACTACCAACTGACGCTTCCGCCGATTCTCGAGCGGGCGGGCACGCTTTTCAAAGACACCGAAATCGTCTCACTGCTGCCGGGCAAGGTCGAGCACCGCTACACCTACGGCGAGTATTACCAGCGCACGCGAAAGTTCGCGCAGGCGCTCCAGAAACTGGGCATGAAGAAGGGCGACCGCGTCGCCACGCTGGCCTGGAATCACTACCGGCATCTCGAGAGCTACTTCGGGATCATCTGCGGCGGCGGGGTGCTGCACACGCTCAACCTGCGCCTGCATCCCAGCGACATCTCCTACATCGCCAAAGACGCCGGGGATAAATACGTCATCGTCGACGACGTGCTCTACGAGCTCCTCGAAGACGTCATCAAGGACTACCAGTTCGAAAAAATCATCGTGATCCGTCACGACGACAAGCCGCTGCCCGAGGGAACGCTCGACTACGAGGAGCTCCTCGCCACTGCGACCGACGAGAACTGGGACTATCCCGAATTCTCCGAGAACGACGCGCTGGGCATCTGTTACACCTCCGGCACGACGGGCCGCCCCAAGGGCGTCGTGTATTCCCACCGCGGCACGGTGATGCACAGCTTTGCGAGCTGCATGGTGGACTGCAACGCCATCGCCAACAGCGATTCCATTCTCTCGATCGTCCCGCTCTTTCACGCCAACGGCTGGGGCATTCCCTTCGCCGCGCTGATGGTGGGAGCGAAGTACGTCTTCCCAGGTCCGTTCCTCGATGCGCTCACCACGCTCGACCTTCTCGACAAGGAACAGATCACGCTGGCCGCCGGCGTGCCGACGATCTGGTCGGGGATCCTCGGCGAGCTCACCAAAAATCCGGGCAAGTGGAAGCTCACCCCCGGATGCCGCGCGGCCTGCGGCGGCTCGGCCCCTCCGGAGAGCCTCATCCTCGGCCTTGCCGAGCACGGACTGCGCGTCATGCAGGCCTGGGGCATGACCGAGCTCTCGCCGCTGGGCACCTTCGGCTACCTCAAACACTCGCTCAAATCCCTGCCGGAGAAAGAGCAGGTCACCTACCTCACCAAGCAGGGACTCCCCCTTCCCTACGTGGAGTGCCGCGTGGTCTCCGACGAGGGCGTCGCACCCTGGGATGAGACGACCATGGGCGAGCTGCAGGTGCGCGGGCCGTGGGTGGCCTCGGGCTATATGAACGGCGCCGACCCCGACAAGTGGACGAGCGACGGGTGGTTCCGCACCGGCGACATCGCGGTGATCGACCCCGAGGGCTATGTGAAGCTCACCGACCGCACCAAGGACGTCATCAAGTCCGGCGGTGAGTGGATCAGCTCGGTGGATCTCGAAAACGCCCTCGTTGCCCACCCCGACGTGCGCGAAGCGGCCGTCATCGCCATCGTCCACCCCAAGTGGGACGAGCGCCCGCTGGCCGTCATCGTCCCCGAGGACGGAAAGAAGCCGACCAAGGAAGATCTCAACGAGTTCATCAAGGACAAATTCGCCAAGTGGTGGCTCCCCGAGGCCTACACCTACGTCGAGGAAATCCCCCACACCAGCACCGGAAAGATTCAGAAGCTGAAATTGCGGGAGATGTTCAAGGATTGGAAGTGGTAG
- a CDS encoding Nramp family divalent metal transporter has translation MVSSVGSGSVLFTPRIGAKYGYELFWIALLVFGFMWLMIREAARYPVVSGRTLLDGYATLPGPTNWAVWLLFGPQLLACIAGVSGIASLVGSAFMVAFPGSQAMYTIFILLGSGALVVTGKYGAVERASRWMAFFMVALAIVSAARVFSHPHALLDGIQPHLPKGADPYFVLPWVGYILAGAIGITWYSYWVATRGYGGPYLGGLSEDGNREDERELHGDNVEERDALLSRWRAITSLAAATGVFTGALVLISFLILGAELLGGQGSVPQGTDVARDLAGLLSQVWGPAGFWMLIAIVVIALGGTVLANQDGWSRTFADATLLVLGRRQSRGDEDEQPPRRAIELLAKVSGTVHVDLTTRLRLKNAYAIVWATGLPLIAFLIVPDPVTLLSIGGIIATAHTPFVVGLTLYLNLARLPRAHRPGPLTVAGMLAAGAFYGGFALLYFLDLAGIRLLG, from the coding sequence ATGGTTTCCTCGGTAGGGTCCGGCTCGGTTCTGTTCACCCCGCGCATCGGGGCGAAGTACGGCTACGAGCTCTTCTGGATCGCACTATTGGTCTTCGGGTTCATGTGGCTGATGATTCGGGAGGCCGCACGCTACCCGGTAGTCTCCGGACGCACCCTTCTGGACGGCTATGCCACCCTTCCCGGGCCGACGAACTGGGCGGTGTGGCTGTTGTTTGGCCCACAGTTACTGGCCTGTATTGCAGGCGTTTCAGGCATTGCCTCGTTGGTGGGCAGCGCCTTCATGGTCGCGTTTCCGGGCTCGCAGGCCATGTACACCATCTTCATCCTGCTCGGCAGCGGCGCGCTGGTGGTTACCGGCAAGTATGGCGCAGTCGAACGGGCCTCACGCTGGATGGCCTTCTTCATGGTGGCGCTTGCCATTGTCAGTGCAGCGCGTGTGTTTTCCCATCCGCACGCGCTGCTTGATGGGATACAGCCCCACCTGCCCAAGGGGGCCGACCCCTACTTCGTGCTGCCATGGGTGGGGTACATCCTGGCCGGTGCGATCGGGATTACCTGGTATTCCTATTGGGTGGCCACGCGCGGCTATGGCGGCCCGTATCTGGGAGGTCTGAGCGAGGATGGCAACCGCGAGGATGAGCGTGAACTTCACGGCGACAACGTGGAGGAACGCGACGCGCTGCTCTCGCGCTGGCGGGCGATCACCTCGCTTGCGGCCGCCACCGGTGTTTTCACCGGTGCTCTGGTGCTGATCTCGTTCCTGATCCTCGGCGCCGAACTCCTGGGCGGTCAGGGAAGCGTGCCGCAAGGGACCGATGTCGCGCGGGACCTGGCAGGCCTGCTCTCGCAGGTCTGGGGTCCGGCCGGGTTCTGGATGCTCATCGCCATCGTGGTGATCGCGCTGGGCGGTACCGTACTCGCCAACCAGGATGGCTGGAGCCGCACCTTTGCCGACGCCACCTTACTCGTTCTGGGTCGGCGCCAGTCACGGGGCGACGAAGACGAACAACCACCGCGTCGCGCCATCGAGCTTCTCGCCAAAGTCAGCGGGACTGTCCATGTGGATCTAACCACCCGCCTGCGCCTGAAGAACGCCTACGCCATCGTGTGGGCGACGGGCCTGCCGCTGATTGCATTCCTCATCGTGCCCGATCCGGTCACCCTCCTCTCGATCGGCGGCATCATCGCCACCGCGCACACCCCCTTTGTGGTGGGGCTCACTCTCTACCTCAACCTCGCGCGGCTGCCGCGCGCCCACCGGCCCGGACCGCTCACCGTTGCCGGGATGCTTGCCGCCGGCGCGTTCTATGGAGGTTTTGCGCTGCTCTACTTCCTCGATCTGGCCGGCATCCGGTTGCTGGGCTGA
- a CDS encoding acyl-CoA dehydrogenase family protein, protein MFELTDTQRMIEQAVRMFAEKEIAPHLEKLESGEMLPYEILKKFGKQMGFAGQVKGSFSKREGKDEGEKPATTAGALPGGIDPMIPAIVFKEISRVSPGFCMALVATLGCATAISQQGTEEQRERFAYPVFTMEKVGCWALTETTSGSDAFGSMRARARIDGDHFVLAGQKTFISNAPFADVMLIYARLETGGDEKPPVRAFVLERGDPDLTTGAPMPKMGMWDSPTGEIFMDEVRVPRDRILGPQPEDAGSSRKGDAKGTLQHERAVMPAMCLGIIERCVEESVKFAKEREAFGQTIAGYQLIQDKLARMNVSLENARNLIFKLVWMQKKGKLDDKTASTAKLYCSQEAVRVALDAIQIMGGSGYMREAPVEKLMRDAKMFEIGGGTSEIQTLTIAREMLK, encoded by the coding sequence ATGTTCGAGCTCACCGATACCCAGCGCATGATCGAGCAGGCGGTGCGGATGTTCGCCGAGAAGGAGATCGCGCCGCACCTGGAAAAACTCGAGTCGGGCGAGATGCTCCCTTATGAAATCCTCAAGAAATTCGGCAAGCAGATGGGCTTTGCGGGCCAGGTAAAGGGATCGTTCAGCAAACGCGAAGGCAAGGATGAGGGCGAGAAGCCTGCAACCACGGCGGGCGCCCTTCCCGGCGGGATCGACCCGATGATTCCGGCCATCGTGTTCAAGGAAATCTCGCGCGTCTCGCCGGGCTTCTGCATGGCGCTCGTGGCGACGCTCGGCTGCGCCACGGCAATCTCCCAGCAGGGAACCGAGGAGCAACGCGAGCGATTCGCCTACCCGGTCTTCACCATGGAGAAAGTCGGTTGCTGGGCGCTCACCGAGACGACCTCGGGCTCGGATGCCTTTGGCAGCATGCGTGCCCGCGCGCGCATTGATGGCGATCACTTTGTCCTGGCCGGCCAGAAGACCTTCATCTCGAACGCGCCTTTCGCCGACGTGATGCTCATTTACGCGCGCCTCGAAACAGGCGGCGATGAAAAGCCCCCGGTGCGCGCCTTTGTGCTCGAGCGCGGCGACCCGGACCTCACCACCGGCGCGCCCATGCCGAAGATGGGCATGTGGGATTCGCCCACCGGCGAGATCTTCATGGACGAGGTGCGCGTGCCGCGCGACCGCATTCTGGGCCCGCAGCCCGAAGACGCGGGAAGCTCACGCAAGGGCGATGCCAAGGGAACGCTCCAGCATGAGCGCGCGGTGATGCCGGCCATGTGCCTTGGGATTATCGAGCGCTGCGTGGAAGAGAGCGTGAAGTTTGCGAAAGAGCGCGAGGCCTTCGGCCAGACCATTGCCGGTTACCAGCTCATCCAGGACAAGCTGGCGCGCATGAACGTCTCGCTCGAGAACGCCCGCAACCTCATCTTCAAGCTCGTGTGGATGCAGAAGAAGGGCAAGCTCGACGACAAGACCGCCAGCACGGCCAAACTCTACTGCTCGCAGGAAGCGGTGCGCGTGGCGCTCGATGCCATCCAGATCATGGGCGGCAGCGGCTATATGCGCGAAGCACCGGTGGAAAAACTCATGCGCGATGCCAAGATGTTCGAGATCGGCGGCGGCACCAGCGAGATCCAGACGCTCACCATCGCAAGGGAGATGCTCAAGTGA